The genome window CGGCTGGGCTTCCAGCATGATTTCGTAGGGTCGCAAATCTACCGTAAGCCAGCCCCGTTGGCGGTTGCTGCATACCAACTGCACGTCGCGGGAGAGTAGCGCCCGACCCGGCCGGCCCTGCTCCAGCACGTACAGGTTCAGGCGGAAGCGCAGGTGCTCGTAGGTATTGGCCGACAGAAAAACGTGGAATTCTTCGAGGTAGGTACGGCGGGTAGGCCGCAGCACGGTGCCTAGTTCCCAGCCCCATTCATCGTCTACGGTTTCCTTGCCGCTGGAGCCTCCCGTCCAGAGCACGTCGGCCTTTTCCTTGTTGCGGCCCAGCTGGCCCGGCCGCACCCGGCGGTGCTCCACTACCACCGTACCCAGGGCCTGCTCCTGCGGGGCCAGCCGAAATTCGCGTTGCCCGGCAGCCAAGGCCGCCGGCAGTACTACCTGCCGGGAAAAGCCCACACAGGTAACCACCAAAGTATCCTGCAGACTCGGCAGGCGTAGTAGGTAGCGGCCCTGCTCATCGGCCACGGTGCCTAGTCCCCGGCCCGGCACGCCTAGGGTAGCAAAAGGTACCGGCTCATTGGTTTGGGTATGCAGAATTCGGCCTTCGAGAATGATGTTCTGGGCCCGCAGGCCGAAACTCACAAGCGAGAATAGAAGCAGTAAACGAAATCTGGGTGGCATTCTAAAAAAGGCAAGACAGAGCACCGCCTTGGTGGATGGGGTGCAATATACGCCCGCCGCGTGGGTCAACTCTTGCAAAAGGTGACGACACAACAAAACGGCTGGGGCCCTTGTCCTCGCCTCAGCCGTTCGGCCGCTTGACCAGCCAGTTACTTGTTGGCCTGCTTCTCCAGAGCTTGCAGCAACTCATCAGCGGCGTTTTCGATATCGGAGTAGCCTTGCTGGGCCGCTCGCTCCTTGGCCGCAATAAGGCCGTCACGGTGTACGGTTTTAAAGTCGCCGTAGGGAAAGTGGTAGTGGCCCTTGGTGTCTTTACCCTTGCTAGTATCCAGGCCCAGGTGCCAGTTAGCGTATTCGGCTATTTCATGCGTTTGCAAGAATGTGTTTTCCTGGCGGGCGTCGGGGTTGTGCTGGCTCCAGTGGCCTTCGTCGTTTTTAAATTTGCCCTCCCGGATGAGTTGTTTTGCAAACGTAACGGCTTCGGAATTTACTTGAACGCTCATACGGGAAAGGGTAAAGTGGAGGGATATAACCCCTTACGAACGACTGTCAACGGGGTTAAAATTACCAGCTACCGCCTACCTACTTCTGGGGCTACATACTTAATAGGCTGAAAGCAAAAATCACCCCTAGGCAGCCATCAGAGGCCACCTAGGGGTGATGTGCTAAATTCGCCGACGTAGGGCGGTACCTTATTCGTTTGCCAAGGCCTGCACGCCCGCTTCAGCTACGGCGTGGTCGTCCTCTACGGTACTACCCGACACGCCAATGGCGCCAAATATCTGCCCTTCGCTATTCTTGAGCGGAATACCGCCGGGAAAGGTGATGAGCCCACCATTTGAGTGCTCAATGTTGTACAGGGAGCCGCCGGGCTGCGAAAGTCCCCCGATGGCGCCCGTAGGCATGTCGAAGAAACGTGCC of Hymenobacter sublimis contains these proteins:
- a CDS encoding carboxypeptidase-like regulatory domain-containing protein, whose amino-acid sequence is MSFGLRAQNIILEGRILHTQTNEPVPFATLGVPGRGLGTVADEQGRYLLRLPSLQDTLVVTCVGFSRQVVLPAALAAGQREFRLAPQEQALGTVVVEHRRVRPGQLGRNKEKADVLWTGGSSGKETVDDEWGWELGTVLRPTRRTYLEEFHVFLSANTYEHLRFRLNLYVLEQGRPGRALLSRDVQLVCSNRQRGWLTVDLRPYEIMLEAQPVVATVQWLQSEKTNPWDKYFSIPVTRQPKQVMVERENSEAAWTLHELQPSLYFTVLTE
- a CDS encoding GlcG/HbpS family heme-binding protein — encoded protein: MGITLQQAQRALQAAHEKAQQMGVKMNIAVVDSGANLVAFIRMDDAWLGSLDISIKKAKTARFFDMPTGAIGGLSQPGGSLYNIEHSNGGLITFPGGIPLKNSEGQIFGAIGVSGSTVEDDHAVAEAGVQALANE